One part of the Bacteroidia bacterium genome encodes these proteins:
- a CDS encoding ABC transporter ATP-binding protein, producing the protein MRTYLRVIAYGRPYFSFGAFAIVSLFLYTLFSTATLLTSIPFLEILFDNSQKIAEANPAELSIADTDSIKDYAYFKLEQAKQHYGTWNMLIFICVGLLIINLLKNAFRYLASWNIAPLEFGILENIRNDLFDHLNTLSMSFYSKKRKGDLINTTLADVQVIQEAVISTVQQVIQQPFMILVVLATLFVISWKLTLFVLIILPITAYFINIITKQLKRKAHRGQEVLGELVSTLDEFVGGIRIVKAFQAEDFEKEKYQSRNRDYSKLQISIKRRVETASPTTEILSFAIIAVIILYAGNLILEGTEGSPKRSEFIGFLVLFTQLLNPIKIFSNSIAKVQKGIAAFERIESLLAEKAEIIDVPTAISVNKFKETLEFQDVYFKYEKDDVLKGISFKLEKGKTIALVGPSGGGKSTIADLIPRFFDPYQGKILLDGTDIRQIKLKSLRSFIGNVTQESILFHDSIASNIAYGIADASKEDIIQAAKIANAHRFIIDLPEQYDTIIGERGTRLSGGQRQRISIARAVLRNPEILILDEATSNLDTESEKLVQEALEKLMQERTTLVIAHRLSTILNADEILSIEGGRIVERGKHQELIQNSGMYRRLYDLQFGD; encoded by the coding sequence ATGCGGACATATTTACGAGTGATTGCGTACGGGAGGCCTTATTTTAGCTTTGGAGCTTTTGCCATAGTTTCTCTTTTTTTATATACCCTCTTTAGTACTGCCACCCTTCTTACTTCCATTCCCTTCCTGGAAATTCTCTTTGACAATAGTCAAAAAATTGCAGAGGCAAATCCCGCAGAACTCTCTATTGCAGATACAGATAGCATAAAAGATTATGCTTATTTCAAACTCGAACAAGCCAAGCAACACTATGGAACCTGGAACATGCTCATCTTTATTTGTGTGGGCCTCCTGATCATAAATTTGCTAAAAAACGCTTTCCGCTATCTCGCCTCCTGGAACATAGCTCCCCTCGAATTTGGCATACTGGAAAACATCCGAAATGACTTATTCGACCACCTCAATACCCTCAGTATGTCTTTTTACTCTAAAAAGAGGAAAGGGGATTTGATCAATACAACACTAGCAGATGTTCAGGTCATTCAGGAAGCGGTAATTAGCACTGTTCAGCAGGTCATTCAGCAGCCCTTTATGATCCTTGTAGTTTTGGCTACCCTTTTCGTTATTTCCTGGAAACTGACCCTATTCGTACTCATTATCCTGCCCATAACTGCTTATTTCATCAATATCATCACCAAGCAGCTCAAACGTAAGGCGCATAGAGGACAGGAAGTTTTAGGTGAATTGGTCTCTACTCTGGATGAATTTGTGGGTGGAATTCGCATTGTAAAAGCTTTTCAAGCTGAGGATTTTGAAAAAGAAAAATACCAGAGCAGGAACCGGGATTACTCCAAACTTCAGATTAGTATAAAAAGAAGAGTTGAAACAGCTTCTCCTACTACCGAGATTTTAAGTTTTGCTATAATAGCAGTTATCATCCTTTATGCGGGAAATCTGATTCTGGAAGGTACAGAAGGGAGTCCCAAAAGATCTGAATTCATTGGCTTTCTGGTTCTCTTCACTCAATTGCTCAATCCCATCAAAATATTCAGCAATTCTATCGCTAAAGTTCAGAAAGGAATTGCAGCCTTTGAACGGATCGAAAGTTTGCTGGCAGAAAAAGCGGAAATCATCGATGTCCCTACTGCCATTTCCGTAAATAAGTTCAAAGAAACCCTCGAATTTCAGGATGTCTATTTCAAATATGAGAAGGATGATGTGCTGAAAGGAATTAGCTTTAAACTGGAGAAAGGAAAAACCATTGCTTTAGTTGGTCCTTCTGGCGGAGGAAAGTCCACCATAGCTGATTTGATTCCAAGATTTTTTGATCCCTATCAAGGTAAGATATTGTTGGATGGAACAGATATTCGACAAATAAAGCTAAAGAGTCTCCGCTCGTTTATTGGAAATGTAACACAAGAGAGTATTCTCTTTCATGATAGCATAGCCAGTAATATCGCTTATGGCATAGCTGATGCCAGCAAAGAAGACATTATACAAGCGGCAAAAATTGCCAATGCCCATCGCTTTATCATTGACCTCCCCGAGCAATATGATACCATCATTGGTGAAAGGGGGACCCGCCTTTCCGGTGGTCAAAGACAAAGAATATCCATTGCAAGGGCTGTGTTGAGAAATCCGGAAATTCTCATTCTGGATGAGGCAACCTCAAATTTGGATACAGAATCCGAAAAACTGGTACAGGAAGCCCTTGAAAAACTCATGCAAGAACGTACAACTTTGGTGATCGCCCATCGATTATCCACCATCCTGAATGCAGACGAAATACTGAGCATTGAAGGAGGTCGTATCGTTGAAAGAGGTAAGCATCAGGAGCTTATCCAGAACTCCGGCATGTACAGGCGTTTGTACGATTTACAGTTTGGAGACTAG
- the rbfA gene encoding 30S ribosome-binding factor RbfA, with the protein MSESNVQKKLAKLIRVELSEILSRDLKYVPGTFITLTLVKVTGDLSIAKVYVSALPDPKLPEVIEALTEHDWEVRKALAARIKNKVKKIPELRFYEDDSNQYAERIDEILTDL; encoded by the coding sequence ATGTCGGAGTCCAATGTTCAAAAAAAACTGGCCAAATTAATCAGGGTCGAACTCTCAGAAATCCTTTCGAGAGACCTAAAATACGTGCCGGGAACTTTTATTACCCTGACTCTCGTAAAAGTTACGGGTGACCTTTCTATCGCAAAAGTGTATGTCTCTGCCCTTCCTGATCCGAAACTTCCGGAAGTTATTGAGGCACTAACCGAACATGATTGGGAGGTGAGGAAGGCTTTGGCTGCCAGAATTAAAAATAAAGTCAAAAAAATTCCCGAGCTTCGCTTTTACGAAGATGATTCCAATCAGTATGCTGAGCGGATTGATGAAATTTTAACCGATCTATAA
- a CDS encoding RDD family protein, protein MAEHFEDPFDKNEGEPKVSFDANGNALSNASLGKRFVNVLVDGFAIGAIGALLSMNTGSFFWGNLIYFAYYIYLENSKGQTLGKMLTKTKVVNEDGSKPEVSMIILRTLLRIIPFLWISFFITDDKTGWHDRWTKTRVVEI, encoded by the coding sequence ATGGCTGAACATTTTGAAGACCCCTTTGACAAAAATGAAGGCGAACCCAAAGTAAGCTTTGATGCTAATGGGAATGCCCTTTCTAATGCAAGTCTCGGAAAAAGATTTGTCAACGTATTAGTTGACGGCTTTGCGATAGGAGCTATTGGAGCTCTGTTATCAATGAATACAGGCAGTTTCTTTTGGGGCAACCTGATATACTTTGCCTATTATATTTACCTGGAAAATAGCAAGGGGCAAACCCTTGGTAAAATGCTAACCAAAACCAAAGTTGTAAATGAGGATGGTAGTAAACCTGAGGTTTCTATGATCATCCTGAGAACCTTACTAAGGATCATTCCTTTCCTTTGGATTTCCTTCTTCATTACAGATGATAAGACGGGTTGGCATGACAGATGGACCAAAACTCGCGTAGTCGAGATTTAA
- a CDS encoding T9SS type A sorting domain-containing protein, with product MSSQLFAANVQSVKSGSWDDPSVWSTGAVPAPGDNVVIKVGHFVQSTQINPNIEINNFTIEATGRLHLGNRNFRVNGQTNISGTFKDVDTNGANVFQGKVTIGAGGIWNTLAVGGSAQRIVFGGGIDVNGDSMLIQVASFAGNNQLISGSTQLYITKELFVSPGLTITNENTAGMFFDGGQIRSSDATATFVNKTILKYHDRNAPMTPGSVDFSTPGNTVIYGRRDRQFVRPTTHFNMVIDDHDLATDENNKILQPGTATIVLNELTINPFAELSTEDQFLTVQGNTIIKGEVFDGKAGGLVTFTNLLLDGGKVHGQPWAFGDFVVTGTFTIQGANPIIEDGSWDVQGTTNVIAGSNFRIEGGGPGLKQFRQVNLAPGANYIDVATNGNLIFKEQLNIQNGAFLMRQDTYFENGFDHTGDTLGVEANIFFTGNTQEARSSAGWLLKKPINIASGVRAIINIEGGLYVPTNNTYFLGEDATAVFANKGQVIFNENIPKLNAVTTDFTEVGNEVVMNMVPANYVELPGGDFYHLTINNQRVENQTMFSFLPFQTLHTLGDFTLGRNISLNPVQFDMQVDGWGRIYGEIFDNNVDGIVTFGNLEVGRGKIDGNNWRKGTFAVAGDFVVEDTVTVEEADFSVGGMTTIKSNGLLLLSTKEGDRSFGGLTIEPDGELLDNTLGEDFVFDGPVELAGKLSLANGICLFTHPVIITETGTLTFEREWGSYNFSKGIINNGTVALGNGYFAVSGEVGGMAEIALNSDISVGAGDTLTNTNSAGFTVGGILNGEDEGSYFINRGIFNYAPRAPNIPMEVGTFDAFTDPDNWVNFSGTNGWQEVETGDYRNIGFLNGGNKKLAGGNIQIYGDIKVAETTVRKAQDPFAVGVVRIVGEGDQHISGDVSGLFEEVFVEKPSGKLILDNDFGITGTLLMKGGIMEAYNGGLFMANNSFLQETEESYVLGRVAALRDICEGCSNDFGGLGLKIQAGSGVAMGPTRVIRHTGASYAPGQVTRYYEVIPTNNENLNASIEFGYLEREINGAIEKDLDVVLSTDGTTFEVLGGKNLTKSNLVQKTKIDQLGIISLAPSSMAINAYPSPFTDGNLNIDYVIDEDMFVDLRIFDRTGRTFVKRSVESFGGLNTFKLEEMQLPAGIYFVRIVAGDKIGFKTVLKITP from the coding sequence TTGAGCTCACAACTATTCGCAGCGAACGTTCAAAGTGTCAAGAGTGGCAGTTGGGATGACCCCAGCGTTTGGTCTACCGGAGCTGTACCAGCCCCTGGAGACAATGTGGTCATCAAAGTAGGCCACTTTGTGCAATCTACCCAGATCAATCCCAATATTGAGATCAATAACTTCACAATTGAAGCTACTGGAAGACTCCATTTAGGGAACAGAAATTTCAGGGTTAATGGACAAACCAATATTTCCGGTACGTTTAAAGATGTTGACACCAATGGAGCCAATGTTTTTCAGGGGAAAGTTACAATTGGAGCCGGAGGAATCTGGAATACCCTGGCAGTTGGAGGTAGTGCCCAAAGAATAGTTTTTGGGGGAGGAATCGATGTCAATGGAGATTCCATGTTGATCCAGGTGGCTTCTTTTGCAGGAAACAATCAACTTATTTCGGGAAGTACACAATTGTACATTACCAAGGAACTTTTTGTAAGTCCCGGATTAACTATCACCAATGAAAATACTGCCGGGATGTTTTTTGATGGAGGTCAAATAAGAAGTAGCGATGCTACCGCAACCTTTGTCAATAAAACCATCTTGAAGTATCATGATAGAAATGCGCCGATGACCCCGGGCTCTGTAGATTTCAGTACTCCCGGGAATACTGTCATTTATGGGAGAAGAGATCGCCAGTTCGTGCGACCAACTACCCATTTCAACATGGTTATTGACGACCATGATTTGGCAACTGATGAAAACAATAAAATTCTTCAGCCAGGAACAGCAACTATAGTATTAAATGAGCTTACCATTAATCCTTTTGCAGAATTAAGCACAGAGGATCAATTCCTGACTGTTCAGGGAAATACCATCATCAAAGGAGAAGTTTTCGACGGAAAAGCTGGAGGTTTGGTGACCTTTACCAATCTTCTTCTGGATGGAGGAAAAGTCCACGGACAACCCTGGGCCTTTGGGGATTTTGTAGTTACGGGAACGTTCACGATTCAGGGAGCAAATCCCATCATCGAAGACGGAAGTTGGGATGTTCAGGGCACCACAAATGTTATAGCGGGTTCTAATTTCAGAATTGAAGGAGGAGGCCCCGGACTTAAGCAATTCAGACAAGTAAACCTCGCTCCCGGTGCAAATTATATCGATGTAGCTACTAATGGCAACCTGATCTTTAAAGAGCAGTTGAATATTCAAAATGGTGCCTTCCTGATGAGACAAGACACCTATTTTGAAAATGGATTTGATCACACTGGCGATACCCTGGGAGTTGAAGCAAATATTTTCTTTACAGGAAATACACAAGAGGCTCGCTCATCTGCAGGATGGTTACTAAAAAAACCCATCAATATTGCATCAGGGGTAAGAGCTATCATCAATATTGAAGGTGGGCTTTATGTTCCCACAAACAACACTTATTTCCTTGGAGAGGATGCTACGGCAGTATTTGCGAATAAAGGACAGGTTATTTTTAATGAGAATATTCCAAAACTAAATGCCGTTACCACAGATTTTACGGAAGTAGGAAATGAGGTTGTCATGAATATGGTGCCCGCCAATTATGTAGAATTGCCTGGAGGAGACTTTTATCACCTCACAATCAATAACCAGCGGGTAGAAAACCAAACCATGTTCAGCTTCCTGCCTTTCCAAACCCTTCATACTCTGGGGGATTTTACCCTTGGTAGAAACATCTCTCTCAATCCAGTCCAATTTGATATGCAAGTTGATGGTTGGGGAAGAATCTACGGAGAAATCTTTGACAACAATGTAGATGGAATAGTTACTTTCGGAAACCTGGAAGTAGGTCGGGGGAAGATAGACGGAAACAATTGGAGAAAAGGAACCTTCGCAGTTGCAGGAGATTTTGTAGTAGAAGATACGGTTACAGTTGAAGAAGCAGATTTCTCTGTAGGAGGAATGACTACCATTAAGTCAAACGGTTTGTTGCTCCTTTCAACCAAAGAAGGAGATCGTTCTTTCGGAGGTTTGACAATTGAACCAGACGGAGAGCTCCTGGACAATACCCTGGGAGAGGACTTTGTATTCGATGGTCCGGTTGAACTAGCCGGAAAACTTAGTCTTGCAAATGGTATTTGCCTTTTCACACATCCCGTTATTATTACTGAAACAGGAACCCTGACTTTTGAACGGGAATGGGGTTCGTACAATTTCTCCAAAGGAATCATCAACAATGGAACCGTTGCCTTGGGTAATGGATATTTTGCAGTATCCGGGGAAGTTGGGGGTATGGCAGAAATTGCCCTGAATTCAGACATTTCCGTAGGTGCAGGAGATACCCTAACCAATACAAACTCTGCAGGATTTACTGTTGGCGGAATATTGAATGGAGAAGACGAAGGAAGTTACTTTATCAATAGAGGAATTTTCAATTATGCTCCACGTGCGCCAAATATCCCGATGGAAGTCGGTACATTTGACGCTTTCACCGACCCAGATAATTGGGTAAACTTTTCCGGAACTAATGGATGGCAGGAAGTAGAAACTGGAGATTATCGTAACATTGGATTCCTCAATGGGGGAAATAAAAAATTAGCCGGTGGAAACATCCAGATATATGGAGATATAAAGGTTGCAGAAACAACCGTAAGAAAAGCGCAAGATCCTTTTGCAGTCGGAGTAGTAAGAATTGTAGGTGAAGGTGATCAGCACATTTCCGGAGATGTGAGTGGATTGTTTGAAGAAGTTTTTGTCGAAAAACCTTCTGGCAAACTTATCCTGGACAATGACTTCGGCATTACCGGTACCCTTTTGATGAAAGGTGGGATCATGGAAGCCTATAATGGCGGCTTATTCATGGCCAACAACAGTTTTTTACAAGAGACAGAAGAATCTTATGTTCTGGGTCGGGTTGCTGCACTCAGGGATATTTGTGAAGGTTGTTCCAATGATTTCGGAGGATTAGGTCTGAAAATTCAGGCAGGATCCGGAGTAGCAATGGGCCCAACTCGTGTGATTCGTCATACGGGTGCCTCTTATGCCCCCGGTCAAGTCACACGTTATTATGAGGTTATTCCTACCAATAATGAAAATCTTAATGCTTCTATTGAATTCGGTTATCTCGAAAGAGAAATCAATGGAGCGATTGAAAAAGACCTCGATGTAGTTCTATCGACAGATGGGACCACTTTCGAAGTCCTGGGAGGAAAAAACCTGACCAAGAGCAATCTGGTTCAGAAAACCAAAATCGACCAATTAGGCATCATTTCTTTGGCCCCAAGTAGTATGGCCATCAATGCCTATCCTTCTCCATTTACAGATGGAAACCTGAACATCGATTATGTGATTGATGAGGATATGTTTGTTGACCTCAGAATCTTTGACAGAACAGGAAGAACTTTTGTAAAAAGAAGTGTTGAAAGTTTTGGAGGATTAAACACCTTCAAGCTCGAAGAAATGCAATTGCCTGCCGGCATCTACTTTGTGAGAATAGTCGCAGGAGATAAAATTGGATTCAAAACAGTCCTCAAGATCACTCCATAA
- a CDS encoding RDD family protein — MSNSINDPFENSSSEEHLLNREDFAADLMVLDTASGGTRFANYLIDSLGIWLFQTFGLGYLVENFFLNNLITDYDSYAYTSVILGIYFLSAFLYYAMFEIIFEKTPGKFLTKTKVVNLQGGKAETKDILLRSIIRYVPFEAFSFLGDSAIGWHDSWSKTRVVRG; from the coding sequence ATGTCTAATTCAATTAATGACCCTTTCGAGAATTCTTCTTCAGAAGAGCACCTCCTAAACAGAGAAGATTTTGCTGCAGACCTAATGGTCCTGGATACTGCAAGCGGCGGGACTCGTTTTGCAAACTATTTGATCGATTCTTTGGGTATTTGGCTGTTTCAAACCTTCGGGCTGGGATACCTTGTAGAGAATTTTTTCCTTAACAATCTGATCACAGATTATGATTCATATGCCTATACTTCTGTGATATTGGGGATCTATTTTCTTTCCGCTTTTCTATACTATGCCATGTTTGAAATCATTTTCGAAAAAACACCTGGCAAATTTCTGACGAAAACCAAAGTCGTTAATCTGCAGGGAGGAAAAGCTGAAACCAAAGACATATTGCTAAGGTCCATTATTCGTTATGTCCCCTTTGAGGCATTTTCATTCCTCGGAGACAGCGCTATAGGATGGCACGATAGCTGGTCAAAAACACGCGTGGTTAGAGGCTAA
- the rpsP gene encoding 30S ribosomal protein S16 — protein MPVKLRLKVQGRSKAPHYAIVAADSRAPRDGRFIQKIGFYNSLTEPARVYVDHEAALKWLANGAQPTNTVRALLRHAGVTVKYALIKQGKSEAEIEKIYGKWRAEKDAKKKKKVISVDISGNPLEPVPESEAKPVKKKEEPKPEPVAEAPAAEEAAPVEEAVAEAPAAEEAPVEEAPAAEETPAEEAAPEAEAAAEEAPAAEAEAAAEEAPAEEAPAEEEKSEE, from the coding sequence ATGCCAGTAAAATTAAGACTAAAAGTACAAGGTAGAAGCAAAGCACCTCATTATGCGATTGTTGCTGCCGACTCCAGAGCCCCTAGAGATGGGCGTTTCATCCAAAAAATCGGTTTCTATAATTCTTTGACTGAGCCTGCAAGGGTATACGTTGATCATGAGGCTGCGCTTAAATGGCTCGCCAATGGTGCTCAACCTACCAATACCGTTCGTGCGCTCCTTCGCCATGCTGGTGTTACTGTAAAGTATGCACTGATCAAGCAAGGAAAGTCTGAGGCAGAGATCGAAAAAATCTACGGAAAGTGGCGTGCTGAAAAGGATGCCAAGAAGAAAAAGAAAGTGATTTCTGTAGACATCTCCGGCAATCCTTTGGAGCCAGTTCCGGAATCTGAAGCGAAGCCGGTCAAAAAGAAAGAAGAACCAAAGCCAGAGCCAGTAGCTGAGGCACCAGCTGCCGAAGAAGCTGCTCCTGTTGAGGAAGCTGTAGCAGAAGCTCCAGCAGCTGAAGAAGCTCCTGTAGAAGAAGCTCCTGCTGCTGAGGAAACTCCTGCTGAAGAAGCTGCTCCGGAAGCGGAAGCCGCTGCTGAAGAAGCTCCTGCCGCTGAAGCTGAGGCAGCAGCCGAAGAAGCTCCTGCAGAAGAGGCTCCAGCTGAAGAAGAAAAAAGCGAGGAATAA
- a CDS encoding ABC transporter permease, which yields MNVPFFIARRYLFSKKSSNSINIITWVSIVGIGVGTAAIILVLSVFNGLTEFIEDLFSAFDPDVKIVAFEGRYMADSLELYEELANDPRVAAITKTLEGRIGLQFEDNVAYGILKGVEDNFTEVNRLDTFVYDGGYSFAARNGINRAILGSGIAAELNAVLEDEFAFTSPINVFYIPKSASLTQLEASIVNDQVYPAGFFSVQNEYDAKYLVSSLDFTRSLFDKSEELSSYEIRLNDIKDAEDFKSDWDDKVEGKYEILTWYEQHKTLYRVMKNEKYISYLILVLMLAIAAVNIVGGLFMIVIEKKRDIAVLKSFGATEGFIRRIFLSDGLLVGAIGGFLGVSLAFICGIIQIKFGVIKLNGVFRVEAFPVALDIWDFVLVFFTVLILATLASLYPSRRAAEFQVTEGLKG from the coding sequence TTGAACGTACCTTTTTTCATAGCGCGCAGGTATCTCTTTTCAAAGAAATCCAGTAATTCGATTAATATCATTACCTGGGTGTCAATTGTAGGGATAGGAGTCGGAACGGCTGCCATCATTTTGGTGCTTTCTGTTTTCAATGGATTGACGGAATTTATCGAAGATCTGTTTTCCGCTTTTGATCCGGATGTGAAGATCGTTGCCTTTGAGGGACGTTATATGGCCGATTCTCTTGAACTATATGAAGAGCTGGCCAATGATCCCCGTGTTGCAGCCATAACAAAAACCCTGGAAGGCAGGATAGGGCTTCAATTTGAGGATAATGTCGCTTATGGTATTCTAAAAGGCGTAGAAGACAATTTTACAGAGGTCAATCGTCTGGATACCTTTGTCTATGATGGAGGATATAGTTTTGCAGCCAGAAATGGGATCAATCGGGCTATTCTGGGTTCAGGCATTGCTGCAGAGCTCAATGCGGTCCTGGAGGATGAATTTGCCTTTACTTCTCCTATAAATGTCTTTTATATACCTAAATCAGCTTCCCTCACGCAATTGGAAGCAAGCATTGTCAATGATCAGGTCTATCCGGCTGGCTTCTTTAGTGTACAGAATGAATATGATGCCAAGTACCTGGTAAGTAGTTTGGACTTTACCCGGAGTTTATTTGATAAATCAGAAGAACTCTCTTCCTATGAAATCCGTCTGAACGATATCAAAGATGCGGAAGACTTCAAAAGCGACTGGGACGATAAGGTGGAAGGTAAATATGAAATCCTGACCTGGTACGAACAACACAAAACCTTGTATCGGGTGATGAAGAATGAAAAATATATCTCCTATTTGATCCTGGTTCTGATGCTGGCAATAGCGGCAGTCAATATCGTGGGAGGACTCTTTATGATCGTTATAGAAAAGAAACGGGACATCGCCGTTCTCAAATCTTTTGGAGCTACCGAAGGCTTTATCCGAAGAATATTCCTTTCGGATGGTTTGCTGGTCGGAGCGATTGGAGGTTTTCTGGGGGTGAGCCTGGCCTTTATCTGCGGAATCATTCAGATCAAGTTTGGAGTGATCAAATTAAATGGAGTTTTCAGGGTCGAGGCTTTTCCGGTTGCCCTGGATATCTGGGATTTTGTCCTGGTATTTTTTACGGTATTGATACTTGCAACCCTGGCTTCTCTTTATCCATCCCGAAGGGCTGCGGAATTTCAAGTAACTGAAGGCCTAAAGGGCTAA
- the rimM gene encoding ribosome maturation factor RimM (Essential for efficient processing of 16S rRNA), producing the protein MLREDCVELGYIGKPHGLKGEVKAHFDVHDMSEYAQRKSFYLGKKGAPLEKYKLKRMGLVGQQAIMKFEGINYRDEAEALRTSTIYFPIAELPKLEEGQFYYYQVIGFEVEDKKLGRLGTVKDIMETSGQDILIMDYKEKEILIPMTESFVLHAEHENKLIHTNIPDGLVEFYLGKEEEDGKED; encoded by the coding sequence ATGCTCAGAGAGGATTGTGTAGAATTAGGATACATCGGTAAACCCCACGGTCTGAAAGGGGAGGTGAAGGCTCATTTCGATGTGCATGATATGAGTGAATATGCTCAGCGGAAAAGCTTCTATTTGGGGAAAAAAGGTGCGCCCCTCGAAAAATACAAACTCAAACGTATGGGTCTGGTAGGGCAGCAGGCAATCATGAAGTTTGAAGGCATCAACTACCGCGATGAAGCAGAAGCCCTGAGAACTTCAACTATTTATTTTCCTATTGCAGAGCTTCCCAAGCTCGAAGAGGGACAATTCTACTACTATCAGGTAATTGGCTTCGAAGTAGAGGATAAGAAATTGGGACGTCTGGGTACGGTCAAAGACATCATGGAGACAAGTGGACAGGACATCCTAATCATGGACTATAAGGAAAAAGAAATCCTTATACCCATGACCGAATCTTTCGTTTTACATGCCGAGCATGAAAACAAATTGATCCATACCAATATCCCAGATGGACTGGTAGAATTTTATTTAGGCAAAGAGGAAGAAGATGGAAAAGAGGATTAG